One Pelodiscus sinensis isolate JC-2024 chromosome 24, ASM4963464v1, whole genome shotgun sequence DNA segment encodes these proteins:
- the PSMC4 gene encoding 26S proteasome regulatory subunit 6B isoform X2 — translation MSSVPSNIFFPWDELPALAISRPQTSLSFLAPEPEDLEDLYSRYKKLQQELEFLEVQEEYIKDEQKNLKKEFLHAQEEVKRIQSIPLVIGQFLEAVDQNTAIVGSTTGSNYYVRILSTIDRELLKPNASVALHKHSNALVDVLPPEADSSIMMLTSDQKPDVMYADIGGMDIQKQEVREAVELPLTHFELYKQIGIDPPRGVLMYGPPGCGKTMLAKAVAHHTTAAFIRVVGSEFVQKYLGEGPRMVRDVFRLAKENAPAIIFIDEIDAIATKRFDAQTGADREVQRILLELLNQMDGFDQNVNVKVIMATNRADTLDPALLRPGRLDRKIEFPLPDRRQKRLIFSTITSKMNLSEEVDLEDYVARPDKISGADINSICQEGGMLAVRENRYIVLAKDFEKAYKTVIKKDEQEHEFYK, via the exons atgagcagtgttccctctaacattttctttcCTTGG GATGAGCTGCCCGCGTTAGCCATTTCCAGGCCCCAGACCAGCCTGTccttcctggccccggagcctgaGGATCTAGAGGATCTTTACAGCCGCTACAAG aagctgcagcaggagctggagttcCTGGAGGTGCAGGAGGAGTATATCAAGGATGAACAGAAGAACCTGAAGAAGGAGTTCCTGCACGCGCAGGAGGAGGTGAAGCGCATCCAGAGCATCCCGCTGGTCATTGGCCAGTTCCTGGAGGCCGTGGATCAGAACACAGCCATTGTGGGCTCTACCACAg GCTCCAATTATTATGTGCGAATCCTGAGCACTATCGACCGGGAGCTGCTGAAGCCCAATGCATCAGTGGCCCTCCATAAGCACAGCAATGCACTGGTGGATGTCCTGCCACCTGAGGCTGACAGCAGCATCATGATGCTGACGTCAG ATCAGAAGCCAGATGTGATGTACGCCGACATTGGGGGCATGGACATCCAGAagcaggaggtgagggaggccGTGGAGCTGCCCCTCACCCACTTTGAGCTCTATAAACAG ATTGGCATTGACCCCCCGCGCGGTGTCCTGATGTACGGGCCCCCTGGCTGTGGGAAGACCATGCTGGCCAAAGCCGTGGCCCATCATACCACAG CTGCCTTCATCCGTGTGGTGGGCTCTGAGTTTGTGCAGAAGTACCTGGGCGAAGGGCCGCGCATGGTGCGAGATGTCTTCCGGCTGGCCAAGGAGAATGCACCCGCCATCATCTTCATCGACGAGATCGACGCCATTGCCACCAAGCGCTTCGATGCCCAGACGGGGG CTGACAGGGAGGTTCAGCGCATCCTGCTGGAGCTGCTCAACCAGATGGATGGTTTTGACCAGAACGTCAACGTCAAG GTGATCATGGCCACTAACCGGGCAGACACGCTGGATCCTGCCCTACTGCGGCCCGGCCGTCTTGACCGCAAGATCGAGTTCCCCTTGCCTGACCGGCGCCAGAAACGCCTCATCTTCTCCACCATCACCAGCAAGATGAACCTGTCCGAGGAGGTGGACCTGGAGGACT ATGTGGCCCGGCCAGATAAGATCTCAGGTGCTGATATCAACTCCATCTGCCAGGAG GGCGGGATGCTGGCCGTGAGGGAGAACCGCTACATTGTCCTGGCCAAGGACTTTGAGAAGGCATACAAGACGGTCATCAAGAAGGATGAGCAGGAGCACGAGTTCTACAAATGA
- the PSMC4 gene encoding 26S proteasome regulatory subunit 6B isoform X1 — MEEIGILVEKTQDELPALAISRPQTSLSFLAPEPEDLEDLYSRYKKLQQELEFLEVQEEYIKDEQKNLKKEFLHAQEEVKRIQSIPLVIGQFLEAVDQNTAIVGSTTGSNYYVRILSTIDRELLKPNASVALHKHSNALVDVLPPEADSSIMMLTSDQKPDVMYADIGGMDIQKQEVREAVELPLTHFELYKQIGIDPPRGVLMYGPPGCGKTMLAKAVAHHTTAAFIRVVGSEFVQKYLGEGPRMVRDVFRLAKENAPAIIFIDEIDAIATKRFDAQTGADREVQRILLELLNQMDGFDQNVNVKVIMATNRADTLDPALLRPGRLDRKIEFPLPDRRQKRLIFSTITSKMNLSEEVDLEDYVARPDKISGADINSICQEGGMLAVRENRYIVLAKDFEKAYKTVIKKDEQEHEFYK, encoded by the exons ATGGAGGAAATCGGGATTCTGGTGGAGAAAACGCAG GATGAGCTGCCCGCGTTAGCCATTTCCAGGCCCCAGACCAGCCTGTccttcctggccccggagcctgaGGATCTAGAGGATCTTTACAGCCGCTACAAG aagctgcagcaggagctggagttcCTGGAGGTGCAGGAGGAGTATATCAAGGATGAACAGAAGAACCTGAAGAAGGAGTTCCTGCACGCGCAGGAGGAGGTGAAGCGCATCCAGAGCATCCCGCTGGTCATTGGCCAGTTCCTGGAGGCCGTGGATCAGAACACAGCCATTGTGGGCTCTACCACAg GCTCCAATTATTATGTGCGAATCCTGAGCACTATCGACCGGGAGCTGCTGAAGCCCAATGCATCAGTGGCCCTCCATAAGCACAGCAATGCACTGGTGGATGTCCTGCCACCTGAGGCTGACAGCAGCATCATGATGCTGACGTCAG ATCAGAAGCCAGATGTGATGTACGCCGACATTGGGGGCATGGACATCCAGAagcaggaggtgagggaggccGTGGAGCTGCCCCTCACCCACTTTGAGCTCTATAAACAG ATTGGCATTGACCCCCCGCGCGGTGTCCTGATGTACGGGCCCCCTGGCTGTGGGAAGACCATGCTGGCCAAAGCCGTGGCCCATCATACCACAG CTGCCTTCATCCGTGTGGTGGGCTCTGAGTTTGTGCAGAAGTACCTGGGCGAAGGGCCGCGCATGGTGCGAGATGTCTTCCGGCTGGCCAAGGAGAATGCACCCGCCATCATCTTCATCGACGAGATCGACGCCATTGCCACCAAGCGCTTCGATGCCCAGACGGGGG CTGACAGGGAGGTTCAGCGCATCCTGCTGGAGCTGCTCAACCAGATGGATGGTTTTGACCAGAACGTCAACGTCAAG GTGATCATGGCCACTAACCGGGCAGACACGCTGGATCCTGCCCTACTGCGGCCCGGCCGTCTTGACCGCAAGATCGAGTTCCCCTTGCCTGACCGGCGCCAGAAACGCCTCATCTTCTCCACCATCACCAGCAAGATGAACCTGTCCGAGGAGGTGGACCTGGAGGACT ATGTGGCCCGGCCAGATAAGATCTCAGGTGCTGATATCAACTCCATCTGCCAGGAG GGCGGGATGCTGGCCGTGAGGGAGAACCGCTACATTGTCCTGGCCAAGGACTTTGAGAAGGCATACAAGACGGTCATCAAGAAGGATGAGCAGGAGCACGAGTTCTACAAATGA